The following proteins come from a genomic window of Chionomys nivalis chromosome 9, mChiNiv1.1, whole genome shotgun sequence:
- the LOC130881009 gene encoding olfactory receptor 4F4-like: MAHSKSLMSKLRVEFAHNNTDVLSIVFSKASAETLFWNESTRETNHSVVTEFILIVLSDSQELQIFLFAFFFVFYVGIVFGNLLIVITVTSDSHLHSPMYFLLANLSFIDLSLSSVTAPKMIADFFCKRKVISLKGCLAQIFLLHFFGGSEMVTLIAMGFDRYVAICKPLHYTTIMCGNVCFGIVVAAWGIGFLHSVSQLAFAVNLPFCGPNKVDSFYCDLPRVIKLACADTYRLDIMVMANSGILTVCSFVLLIISYTVILMTIQRRPSDRSSKALSTLTAHITVVLLFFGPCVFIYAWPFPIRSLDKFLAVFYSVVTPLLNPIIYTLRNTEMKTAMRRYVLNYALFV; this comes from the coding sequence ATGGCTCATAGCAAGTCATTAATGAGTAAGCTGAGGGTAGAATTTGCACATAACAACACTGACGTCCTTTCCATTGTCTTCTCCAAGGCAAGTGCAGAGACTCTCTTCTGGAATGAATCAACAAGGGAAACAAATCACTCTGTGGTGACTGAATTCATTTTAATTGTACTCTCTGATTCTCAAGAACTTCAGATCTTtctgtttgcattcttttttgttttctatgtagGAATTGTGTTTGGCAACCTTCTTATTGTCATCACCGTGACTTCTGATTCCCACCTCCACTCTCCTATGTACTTCCTGTTGGCGAACCTCTCATTCATagatctgtctctgtcttctgtgaCAGCTCCCAAGATGATTGCTGACTTTTTCTGCAAACGTAAGGTCATTTCTCTCAAGGGCTGCCTTGCACAGATATTTCTCCTTCACTTCTTTGGGGGAAGTGAGATGGTGACCCTCATAGCCATGGGCTTTGACAGATATGTAGCAATTTGTAAACCTCTACACTACACTACAATTATGTGTGGCAATGTGTGTTTTGGCATCGTGGTTGCTGCATGGGGAATTGGCTTCCTACACTCAGTGAGTCAGTTGGCCTTTGCAGTGAACCTACCCTTTTGTGGTCCCAATAAGGTTGACAGCTTCTATTGTGACCTTCCTAGAGTAATTAAACTTGCCTGTGCAGACACATATAGGTTGGACATCATGGTCATGGCCAACAGTGGTATACTCACTGTGTGTTCTTTTGTTCTTCTAATCATCTCCTACACTGTCATTCTAATGACCATCCAACGCCGCCCTTCTGATAGGTCATCTAAGGCTCTGTCCACACTGACTGCTCACATCACAGTTGTTCTTCTGTTTTTTGGACCTTGTGTCTTCATTTATGCCTGGCCCTTTCCCATCAGGTCATTAGATAAATTTCTTGCCGTGTTTTATTCTGTGGTCACTCCTCTCTTGAACCCCATTATATACACATTGAGGAACACAGAGATGAAAACTGCTATGAGAC